ATGCCCGGCAATCACCGACGCCTCATCCCGCTTGCGCACCATCACCCAGCGCACATACGACACCACGTCCTGATTGTTCTGGTTCAGCCCGCACGTGCGCACATACACAACGCCGGTCTTGCCGTTGGAGTTTTCCCTGAGGCCGATAACCTCCGATACCGCGCGCAATGTGTCGCCCGCATAGACAGGCACCCCGAAGCGCCCTTCCGCATAGCCCAGATTGGCCACCGCATTGAGCGAGATATCCGGCACCGTCTTGCCGAACACAATGTGAAACACCAGCCAGTCATCCACCGGCGCCAGATGCAGCCCGCAGGTTTGCGCAAAAATCTCCGACGACTGCAACGCAAACCGTGACCCGTACAGCGCCGTATAAAGCGCCACATCGCCCGCCGTTACGGTGCGGGGTGTTGGGTGCTCAAGGGTCTGACCAACGGCGAAATCCTCAAGGAAATTGCCCCTGTTTGATTTAAGGCCGCTCACGCCGCTGCTTCCTTTGCTGCAATCGCATCCGCCACGGACACCAGCCGCCGGGCTTCTTCGGCGTGCAGCAACTCAACCATTTTGCCGCCGACGGTAATCACGCCTTTGCCCTTGGCGTCGGGCGCATCAAACGCTGCAAGTATCGCACGCGCCTCCTCTACGGCCTCTGTGGAAGGCGCAAAAACCTCATTGCACGGAGCAATCTGCGAGGGGTGGATCAGCGTCTTGCCGTCAAAGCCAAAATCACGCCCCTGTTCGCACTCCTCAATAAACCCGGCGGCATTCTTTATGTCGTTATAGACCCCATCAATGGCAATGCACGCCGCACCGCGCGCCGCCAGCAGCGACATCTGCAACGCTGTCACCAGCGGTGCCCTCCCCGGCACACGGGCCGCCTTGAGTTCCTTCACCAGATCATTGGTGCCCATCACCAGCACGCACAACAGCGGATGCTGCGCAATCTCCTGCGCGGCAAACATCGCGGCCGGTGTTTCCATCATCGCCCAGATCGGCTCATCCTTGAGCGCGCTGGCCGCAGCATCTATGTCGCCCGGCCCGTTGACCTTGGGGATCAGCACCCCGTCAGCACCAACGCCCTTTATGGCCGCCAGATCATCCGCCCCCCATGGCGTATCCAGCCCGTTGACCCGCACGATAACCTCGCGCGCGCCATAGCCGCCTGCGCGCACCGCCTGAACCACCTGCGAGCGGGCAAGCTCCTTGGCGTCAGGTGCAACAGCATCTTCCAGATCAAAAATCAGCGTATCCGCATCCAGCGTTCGCGCCTTTTCAAGCGCACGGGCATTGGCACCGGGCATATACAAAACGGACCGGCGCGGGCGGCCAGCATCAAACTGCGGTAACATAAAACCTCAATTTCTGTATCGTCGAACAGCAACACGGCGCATACCATATGTCCCAACCGTCAACCGCGCCAACCCGCACCAGAAGTACCGCCACTCCCATGAGCATTCTCGCCATATCCTCTCAGGTTGTTGCCGGGCATGTGGGTAACTCGGCGGCGCAGTTTGTGTTGCAGGTACTTGGGCATGATGTGTGGGCGGTGCCCACCGTGCTGTTGTCCCACCACCCGGGCCACGCCAGACCCGCAGGCCGCGCCACATCCGCCGATGAACTGGCAGCACTGCTTGCAAGCCTGACCGACGGAGGCTGGATGGAGAGTGTCAGCGCCGTAATGACCGGCTATTTCGCCTCGCCTCAGCAAACAGAAATTGCCGCTCAAACCATCCGCACCCTGACAACTGCACGGCCCGGCCTGCCGGTATTGATAGACCCGATCATCGGTGATGCCGACGAGGCAGGCACGCGGGTCTATGTTGCCGACGGCGTGCCTGAGGCTATCCGCGACACGCTGATGCCGCTCGCCACCATGACCACGCCCAATGTGTTTGAGTTATCAATACTCACGGACACGCCGTGGCCACTGCGCGACCCTTCAGCCATCTTCAAGGCCGCAATGGCACTGCCCGCCCCCGAAACCCTGGTGACATCTGTGCCCGGATCATCACCAGGCATGATCGCCAATCTGGCTTTTGACGGCAAAACCCTGACGAGGCACGAAACGCCAATGAGCCTTTCGCCGCCAAACGGCGTTGGCGATGTTACCGCCGCGGTCTATCTGGGCAATCGCCTAAAGGGTGTGCCCGTCAGCAAGGCTGCGGCGGCGGCAACCGGCACCGTCAGCGCACTGATTGCCCGCGCCAGGAATGACAATCTGCGCGAACTGCCCCTGATTGCGGGACGCGCTGATATTGTGGATGCATCGTCTGCCGGTTAGGCGGTGAGCGCGCCAACCTGTTTTTTCCGGGCCAGCACGCGGGCGTTGGGAAAGCGCAGCGTGATAGACGTGCCCTTGCCCGGCTCGCTGTTCACCACAAGCGTTGCCTGATGACTGCGTGCAAGCGCAGCCGTCAGCGGCAAACCAAGGCCGGTGCCGTCCGCCTTGAAAACTGTCGCATCGAGCGACAACTGCTGGAACGGCTCGAACGCGCGGGCAATGTCCTGGCGCGCAATGCCCACGCCCGTATCCGCCACTTCAAGCGCCAGCCGTCCGTCGGCCTCAAGCCGCGCCCGCAGCGCCACATGGCCACCCCTGGGCGTAAACTTCACAGCATTGGACACAAGGTTGATGACCATCTGCTTGAGCGCACGCTCATCGCCCACAAGCCACGGAAGGTCGGGTTCAATATCTACCTCAAACGTCAGCTCACCGCTTTCAGCGCGCGTGCGGATCATCCGCCCGCAGGCGTCCAGCACTGCCGCAATATCCAGCTCTTCTTCCGCCAGCTGATAGCTATCTGATTCAATCTTCGACAGGTCCAGAATATCGTTGATGATCGACAGCAGATGCGTACCAGAGTCGTGAATATCAGAAATATACTCTTTGTACTGCGGATTATCGACCGGGCCGAATATCTCGCCATTGATGATTTCTGAAAATCCGATGATGGCGTTAAGCGGCGTGCGCAGTTCATGGCTCATATTGGCCAGAAACTCCGACTTGGCGGCGTTCGCTGTTTCAGCCTGGTCGCGTGCGGTGCGCAACTGTTGTGCTGTTTGCTCGCGCGCCCTGATCTCGCCATCCACCTTGTCCAGTACCTGGTTGTACTGGGCGGCGATCTGTCCTGCTTCCGTATAGGGCTCCACCGGCACGCGCTGTGAAAAATCGCCGGTCTGGCGCTGCGTATCCATCGAGAAAATCAGATCGTGAATGGCCGTTGACGCCCCGTGCTCAGATGCATTGAGGCCAATGTGCTCGGCATGGGCCGACACCCGCAACGGCAAAAACACATTGATGACAGACAACACCGCGTAGCCAATGCCAAACGCATACACGCCCGCAACGGTCACGCCCAACGCCTGCACGCCAAGCTGTTCCATCCGCGTCAGACCGGTGCCCCACAGGGTCGCATCCCCTAAAAGTGCCACCGCAAGCGTGCCCCAGATGCCCGCCGCCAGATGCACCGGCACAGCGCTGACCGCGTCATCAATACGCATACGGATCAACAGCATCTGGCAGCCCAGCGCAATTGTTGCACCAATACCGCCAATCAAAATCGCCGAGCCCACAGTCACTACATGCGCTGACGCCGTAATGGCCACAAGACCCGCCAGCACGCCGTTGAGCGTATCAACTGCGTTGGGCGCGCCCCGCCTGCTCCATGTGAGTGCCATGGCAACAGCACCACCGGCGGCAGCCGCAATCAGCGTATGCACCATGATGTGCGGCACGGAGGCGTTCATCGCCAGCGTTGAGCCGCCATTAAACCCGAACCAACCAACCCACAGCAAGAACATGCCAAACACCGCAACCGGCGTGTTGTGGGACTCGGTCGCTTTGCTGTTTTCATCAAACCGTCCAAGACGCGGCCCGATGATGAGCACTGCTGCCAACGCCACCCAGCCGCCAATGCTGTGCACAACAGTGGACCCGGCAAAATCAATGAAGCCCATGGCCTGCAGCCAGCCCATCTGGGTATCAATGCCAAATCCGCCCCACGCCCAGTGACCAAACACCGGATAGATGCACGCGCTCAGCACAAGCGCGGTCAGCAGATAACCGCGAAAACTCATCCGCTCGGCCACAGCACCCGACACAATGGTGGTGGCCGTCCCGCAGAATGCGAGCTGGAAAAAGAAAAACGCCATAAGCCAGGCAGCGCTTGCCCCCGATGTATTGCCCGGATCAAAGAAGAAGAACGACGTACCGATGACGCCAGACGCCGTGGCGCCAAACATCAGCCCGAAGCCGACAGCCCAGAACGCAAGACTGGCGACACAAAAGTCAGCCACATTTTTGACGGCAACGTTGATGGAGTTTTTGGCGCGAACGAGACCTGTCTCAAGGCAGGTGAAACCTGCCTGCATGAGCAGCACAAGAACGGTGCAAACCAACAGCCATATGGTGTTGTCGGTAACGGCAGGATCGCCCATGCCACTCTCATTACGCTGTACTAAACACAATAGGGTTCAGCAAAAGAGCATGGCAGGAGAAGGTTAAGATTGGCGCAACGCACGAAAAAAGACGTCCGTATGCGATATATCTTAACGCGCGTTTACACTTCGCATGGTCATGACCGGTCAAGCGGCACGAAAGACGGCACATCGCCTTCCAGCTTGTCCATGATCTTCTTTGCGGTTGGCGCTTCGCGCGGCAGGCGGCCAAGGGCAAGCTCAGGTGGCACGGTATCAGGGATATCCGGGTTGGGCTGCGGCGGGCTGAAATAGCCCAGCGCGTAAGAGCCCATCGTGTATCCCAGCAGTTCCTGCAGAGCCGGGTCCAGCGTGCGCGCCACATCCGGCGGGCACGACAGATACTGGTTTTCCTCCGTGCGCAACCAACCCAGACAATAAGTGATGTTCATGCCGACCCGCGGTGCCGACGATCTGTTTTCACCGCCGCCATGGATCACCGAGCCCGTGTACAACAGCACCGAGCCACGCGGCATTACTGCCTGACAAACCTCGTGCGGTTCCGCCTCGCGGGCCTCGTCCCAGGTGTGGCTGCCGGGAACAACCTGCGTGGCACCGTTCTCGACCGTGAAATCCGTCAGTGCCCAGATGGTATTGAACTGGGGTTCGATGTCAGGAAGGTAGCCGCCCCATGCCAGCCGGTCCCGGTGCAACGGCTGCCTGCCTTGCCCCGGCAACAACCGTATGAGTTGTGTCAGGTGCAACTGGATGCGGTCACAGTAGGGCAATAAGAACGCGTTGGCCGCCTCAAGCACGGTCGCATTCATCACAGCTTCGCGGCACGCAGGCGAACGGGCCACCAGCGCGCCGGTGCGGGTGGTGTTGTGGCCGGTA
The genomic region above belongs to Pyruvatibacter sp. and contains:
- a CDS encoding pyridoxal kinase; protein product: MSILAISSQVVAGHVGNSAAQFVLQVLGHDVWAVPTVLLSHHPGHARPAGRATSADELAALLASLTDGGWMESVSAVMTGYFASPQQTEIAAQTIRTLTTARPGLPVLIDPIIGDADEAGTRVYVADGVPEAIRDTLMPLATMTTPNVFELSILTDTPWPLRDPSAIFKAAMALPAPETLVTSVPGSSPGMIANLAFDGKTLTRHETPMSLSPPNGVGDVTAAVYLGNRLKGVPVSKAAAAATGTVSALIARARNDNLRELPLIAGRADIVDASSAG
- the amt gene encoding ammonium transporter yields the protein MGDPAVTDNTIWLLVCTVLVLLMQAGFTCLETGLVRAKNSINVAVKNVADFCVASLAFWAVGFGLMFGATASGVIGTSFFFFDPGNTSGASAAWLMAFFFFQLAFCGTATTIVSGAVAERMSFRGYLLTALVLSACIYPVFGHWAWGGFGIDTQMGWLQAMGFIDFAGSTVVHSIGGWVALAAVLIIGPRLGRFDENSKATESHNTPVAVFGMFLLWVGWFGFNGGSTLAMNASVPHIMVHTLIAAAAGGAVAMALTWSRRGAPNAVDTLNGVLAGLVAITASAHVVTVGSAILIGGIGATIALGCQMLLIRMRIDDAVSAVPVHLAAGIWGTLAVALLGDATLWGTGLTRMEQLGVQALGVTVAGVYAFGIGYAVLSVINVFLPLRVSAHAEHIGLNASEHGASTAIHDLIFSMDTQRQTGDFSQRVPVEPYTEAGQIAAQYNQVLDKVDGEIRAREQTAQQLRTARDQAETANAAKSEFLANMSHELRTPLNAIIGFSEIINGEIFGPVDNPQYKEYISDIHDSGTHLLSIINDILDLSKIESDSYQLAEEELDIAAVLDACGRMIRTRAESGELTFEVDIEPDLPWLVGDERALKQMVINLVSNAVKFTPRGGHVALRARLEADGRLALEVADTGVGIARQDIARAFEPFQQLSLDATVFKADGTGLGLPLTAALARSHQATLVVNSEPGKGTSITLRFPNARVLARKKQVGALTA
- a CDS encoding phytanoyl-CoA dioxygenase family protein translates to MPQLTSLDAATATQDDIATIMARDGAMILTGLMDDALFARVDAETQPLMDLSAKGNDAFTGHNTTRTGALVARSPACREAVMNATVLEAANAFLLPYCDRIQLHLTQLIRLLPGQGRQPLHRDRLAWGGYLPDIEPQFNTIWALTDFTVENGATQVVPGSHTWDEAREAEPHEVCQAVMPRGSVLLYTGSVIHGGGENRSSAPRVGMNITYCLGWLRTEENQYLSCPPDVARTLDPALQELLGYTMGSYALGYFSPPQPNPDIPDTVPPELALGRLPREAPTAKKIMDKLEGDVPSFVPLDRS
- a CDS encoding CoA ester lyase: MLPQFDAGRPRRSVLYMPGANARALEKARTLDADTLIFDLEDAVAPDAKELARSQVVQAVRAGGYGAREVIVRVNGLDTPWGADDLAAIKGVGADGVLIPKVNGPGDIDAAASALKDEPIWAMMETPAAMFAAQEIAQHPLLCVLVMGTNDLVKELKAARVPGRAPLVTALQMSLLAARGAACIAIDGVYNDIKNAAGFIEECEQGRDFGFDGKTLIHPSQIAPCNEVFAPSTEAVEEARAILAAFDAPDAKGKGVITVGGKMVELLHAEEARRLVSVADAIAAKEAAA